The nucleotide sequence TAGGGCAACGTGTGAGCTTTACCGTAGATGCTTACCCCCAAGAAGAGTTTTCGGGGAAGGTAACCCAAGTGCGTCTATCACCTACTACGACTTCGAACGTGGTGACCTATACGGTGATAGTAGAGGCTGAAAACCCCGATGAGAAGCTCAAACCTGGGCTTACCGCGACCATCGCTATCTATACCAATGAGCTAAAAGGCGTAACCATAGTGCCTGCGAAAGCGATGAATTTCACCCCAGACATCGACCTACTGATGCAATACTACGCTCAGAAAGGCATTACAGCTGAAGTCCCTAAAGTACAGCACGGCAAGGGTAAAAACAAATACGTATGGGTAGTGAACACTGACGGTAGTCTTGCCCAAAAAGCGATAACCATAGGTAGTAATGATGGTATCAACGTGCAAGTGGTAAGCGGACTCAGTGTTGGAGAAAAAGTAGCTACCAACCTGCAAAGCAATCGCCCTCAAGTAGCAGAAGGTGAGAAAAATAACGACGATAGCAGTAGTCCGTTTATGCCTAAACGCCCCCGTCGTGATAACTCAAAAGCCAAATAAATGAAAAAAGCAATCATCGACATACGCGATATGAAACGCGAGTTTAAGATGGGTAACGAAATCGTTCACGCCCTGAAAGGCATCAATCTCACCATTCACGAGGGGGAGTTCGTAACCATTATGGGACCGAGTGGGTCGGGTAAATCAACCTTATTGAACATATTAGGTTGTTTAGACCGTCCGTCGTCAGGCGATTACATTTTGGACGGCATCTCGGTGAAAGATATGAGCAAGAACGAACTCGCAACAGTACGCAACACCAAGATAGGCTTTATCTTTCAGTCGTACAATCTTTTGGCGCGTACCTCAGCTATCGAGAATGTAGAGCTCCCTTTGATGTACAACTCTAAAATCTCGGCTAAAGAACGTCGCGAGCGCGCTATTGAAGCTCTCATCAGCGTAGGTTTGGAAAGCCGATTGAACCACTTGCCCAGTGAACTCTCGGGCGGACAGCAACAACGGGTAGCCATTGCGCGTTCCCTTGTAAATCACCCGGTGATACTCCTTGCCGATGAGGCTACCGGTAACCTTGACACTAAAACTTCCTACGAAGTAATGGAGCTTTTCCAACGCCTTAACGACCAAGGTAGTACGATAGGGTTTGTAACCCACGAGAACGATATAGCCCTTTTCAGCAAGCGCACTGTTGTACTCAAAGACGGACATATCATCAGTGATAAGGAAGTAACCAATAGACTGAATGCAAAGGAAGAATTGGCACAATTACGAATGACAAGTGATGAATGACAAAATACGAATGACGCAGACTGAATCTTTTTTGATTAAAAATTTGCAGGTTAAAAAAAATATACTACTTTTGCAAAAATAACATATGTTATATTACATATGTTATAACAAAGTTTTATGCCGAAATCAACAACAATAACGCAAGAAGTAATTATAGGAACCGCTTTTGAAATGGTGCGAAAAGAAGGCTTTGCAGTCCTTTCAGCCCGAAATATTGCTAAGCAAATAGGTTGCTCCACTCAGCCCATCTATTGGTGCTATAAAAATATGGATGACCTTAAAGCCGAAATCTGCAAAAAAGCACTGCCCTTCCTGCAAAGTGTAGTGCTCAGTTACTCAAAAACAGGCAATACTCTTTTGGATTTAGGACTTGGATACGTATGGATGGCACACACCGAACCCGCCTTATTCAAGGCTTTTTATATGGATAATGTTACCAATGTAAAACTTACTGACATTTTTCCGGAAAGTGAGCGAGTGGTTGAAATAATGAAAAATAGCGAGGAATACCAAAACCTACCTGATGAAGAGCTGAAAAATGATATTGCTAAAGGTTGGATGTTGGCACACGGTATCGCTTCATTGGTGGCAGTGGGTATGCTTGTTTACGACGAAGATAAAATTTTAGAAATTTTAAAATAAACCTGCCTTAATATGAGAACCAATAAAAAAACACTACGGAATGTAATCCTATTTAGCTTGGTAGCTATCTCTTGCGGATGGATAGGCATTGGGGTAAACCAATTACTTGGTGAGCCTTCTAATTTAGAGTCTTTGGGATCAGGGATTTTTATTGTTACTCCTATTGTGTGTATGATTTTGCTTCGCCTTTTCGGTGGCGATGGTTGGAAAGATTTCCCTTTAAAACCTCGTTTCAAGCAAAACACTCGCTGGTATATCTTTGCTATTGCAGTCTATCCCGTGGTTGTTGGTATAACAATGTTTGTTGGCAAGCTATTAGGTTGGGTAGATGCGAGTAAGTTTAGTGTTGCTGCCTATCTCCCTGTTTTTGCTACTGCTTTCTTACCCATTTTTATCAAAAATATCTTAGAAGAGACGGCTTTTCGGGGGTATCTCACCGTAAAAATGGAACAACTCGTCAAAAATGAATGGTTGATTTATTTAGTGGTGGCATTTGTCTGCCAAATATGGCATCTGCCATACAACCTCATATTCTTAGACGATGCTTATATGGCAACCTTTTTTCCTTATAGCAAAGAGCTATTTGTTTTAGTGAGCTTTGTGGTTATTGCTGTTTGGACAATAATGTACACTGAGATTTTCTTTCTCTCGCGCTCGCTCTTATTGGTAATTTTGATGCACTCAATGAAAGACGCTCTTAATCCTCTCATTTCAGAAGGATTTACTATTATTTCAGCCGATAAAACACTTTTAGTATCTCCTCTTTTTGGTCTCATCCCAACATTGATGTACTTAGCTATAGGCTTGTATTTAAGAAGAATACGCAAAAGTAAAGAACGCCTTCATTCATAATGAATAGATTGTATAAACCAAAAAAATATTAGCTATATGAACAAAAACACTAAAACCCCTGTAAATGCTGCTTCTTGGGATAAGATTTTCCCCAAAAGCGATAAAGTTGAACACAAAAAAGTGTCATTCAAAAACCGCTATGGTATCACCCTTATTGGTGACTTGTACTTCCCAAAAAACAGCGAAGATAAGAAGCTCGCTGCCCTCGCTGTTTGTGGCGGATTTGGAGCAGTAAAAGAACAAGCCTCAGGATTTTACGCCCAAACAATGGCTGAAAGAGGCTTTGTAACCTTAGCTTTCGACCCTTCCTATACCGGCGAAAGTGGTGGGAAACCTCGCAATGTAGCATCGCCCGACATCAATACCGAAGACTTTTCTGCAGCAGTAGATTGCTTAGGAATCCAACCTTTTGTTGATAGAGAAAAAATAGGAATCATAGGCATCTGTGGTTGGGGAGGCTTTGCCCTGAATGCTACCGCTATCGATACACGTATCAAGGCAGTGGCTACTATGGTAATGTACGATATGTCACGCGTGTTTAGCAAAGGCTATTTTGATGCCAATACACCCGAAATGCGTTTAGAAATGAAGCGTTCGCTCAATGCCATCCGTTGGAAAGATGCCGAAACAGGAACTCCCTCCCCAGGTTACCCTATGCCCCATGCCCCTTCAGATAAAGTACCTCAATTCTTAAATGATTATATTGAGTTTTACAAAACACCACGAGGTTTCCACGAGCGTTCAGTTTCCAATCACGTTTGGACAGCCACTACGCTGCTTTCATTTATGAATTTCCCTTTGTTAGCCTATGCTAATGAAATTGAGGTACCAACCCTTATGATTGCCGGAGAAAATGCCCATTCTCGCTATATGAGCGAAGATGCCTACAAGTTAATCGGAAGCGAGAAAAAAGAACTGCTAATTGTTCCTAATGCACGTCACACCGATTTTTACGACAATCAAGCTGGAGTAATTCCTTTTGATAAATTGGAGGCGTTTTTTAGTGAGCATCTTCAATAAAACAAAGCATAAAAAACAAGTCTCAAGCTGATATTTACTGAAAGAAGGGGAGGTAAAAGTAAGAAGGACATAAAATAACTTTATCCTCCTTTGTTTTTGATACATTATGAGGTCTGCTGGCAAATAGTAAAAGGCGAGTACAAAACCCGTATCATAGGAGAACCTTTCTAGTCTCACAGAATTTGCTAATCTGCTAATTTTCTAATTCACTAATTAATATTATGAACATACAAAATCTTTTTAAAATAGCGTGGCGTGCCCTTTTGCTGAACAAAACAAGGGCGATGCTTACAATGCTGGGCATCATCATTGGGGTGGGCTCAGTGATAACAATGCTTGCCATTGGCGAGGGTTCTAAAAAGAGTATCAAAGAGAATATCTCTAAAATGGGTACCAATATGCTCAATATCCGTCCGGGTGCCGGTATGATGGGCGGGGTGCGTATGAGTATGAGCGATATGCAATCGCTGAAAATGACGGATTACGAAGCCCTTAAAAAAGAAGGTACCCTACTGAAATATGTATCCCCGGTAGTGAGTGGCAACGGACAAAGTATAGCGGGCGGCAACAACTGGCCTACCTCTATCTACGGCGTGAATACCGAATACTTGCCTATACGCGAATGGAGTGTGGCTGAAGGGAGTATGTTTGGTGAAGATGAGATTACTAATTTTTCTAAGGTAGCCGTGATAGGGCAAACAGTGGCTAAGAACCTCTTTACTAATGGCGAAAACCCTATTGGGCAAACCATACGCTTTAAGAATATCCCTTTTAAAGTGATTGGTATCCTTACGAAAAAAGGTGAAAGCAACTTTGGTCAAGACCAAGACGATGTGATTATCGCCCCTTATACTACGGTACAAAAGCGTATTTTGGCGCAAACATTCTTGCAGAGTATTGTGGCTTCGGTGCTCAATGAAAGTCAGTCGGAGAATGCGGTAAACCAAGTTAAGAAGATTTTGGAGCGCACGCATAACCTTTCGGCTACACAAGAAAATGATTTCAATGTGTTTTCGCAACAAGAGCTCATCAGTACGTTTAGCTCTACCAGCGAGATGCTTACCGTGTTGTTGGTAGCTATTGCCAGCATTTCGCTCATCGTAGGGGGAATAGGCATTATGAACATTATGTACGTATCAGTAAAAGAGCGCACTAAGGAAATAGGCTTGCGTATGGCTATTGGGGCTAAGGGCAAGGATATTTTGGCACAATTCCTTATCGAGTCGGTGCTTATTAGCATCACTGGGGGGGTATTAGGGGTAATTATTGGTTTATTAGCAACGGTAGGCGTATCGCTGTTTATAGGTTGGCCAGTGAGTATCACCTTGTATTCTATTGTAATATCCTTCTTAGTATGTACTATTACAGGGGTGTTCTTCGGTTGGTACCCTGCTCGCAAAGCAGCCGAGTTAGAACCTATTAGTGCTCTCAGATACGAATAGTGCGAGCCACACAGGCAATTAGAAATAATAAAAACAGATGAATATAACTTTACCTCCTTATGCTACAACAGAAGACCTCCAAAAATGTATGGTTATTGTTAGAGAAATATTAGATAGTAAAGCCATTACTATTAATGATGAGCAGTGCCAAGCTATAGCTTTAGAAGTTATGGGTATCTCTTATGCCAAAGGAGGAGACTATTCCCCTGAAATCATCAAGAGTTTTGCAGAAAGTTATTTAAAA is from Capnocytophaga ochracea DSM 7271 and encodes:
- a CDS encoding ABC transporter ATP-binding protein, with the protein product MKKAIIDIRDMKREFKMGNEIVHALKGINLTIHEGEFVTIMGPSGSGKSTLLNILGCLDRPSSGDYILDGISVKDMSKNELATVRNTKIGFIFQSYNLLARTSAIENVELPLMYNSKISAKERRERAIEALISVGLESRLNHLPSELSGGQQQRVAIARSLVNHPVILLADEATGNLDTKTSYEVMELFQRLNDQGSTIGFVTHENDIALFSKRTVVLKDGHIISDKEVTNRLNAKEELAQLRMTSDE
- a CDS encoding TetR/AcrR family transcriptional regulator, encoding MPKSTTITQEVIIGTAFEMVRKEGFAVLSARNIAKQIGCSTQPIYWCYKNMDDLKAEICKKALPFLQSVVLSYSKTGNTLLDLGLGYVWMAHTEPALFKAFYMDNVTNVKLTDIFPESERVVEIMKNSEEYQNLPDEELKNDIAKGWMLAHGIASLVAVGMLVYDEDKILEILK
- a CDS encoding CPBP family glutamic-type intramembrane protease, coding for MRTNKKTLRNVILFSLVAISCGWIGIGVNQLLGEPSNLESLGSGIFIVTPIVCMILLRLFGGDGWKDFPLKPRFKQNTRWYIFAIAVYPVVVGITMFVGKLLGWVDASKFSVAAYLPVFATAFLPIFIKNILEETAFRGYLTVKMEQLVKNEWLIYLVVAFVCQIWHLPYNLIFLDDAYMATFFPYSKELFVLVSFVVIAVWTIMYTEIFFLSRSLLLVILMHSMKDALNPLISEGFTIISADKTLLVSPLFGLIPTLMYLAIGLYLRRIRKSKERLHS
- a CDS encoding alpha/beta hydrolase; protein product: MNKNTKTPVNAASWDKIFPKSDKVEHKKVSFKNRYGITLIGDLYFPKNSEDKKLAALAVCGGFGAVKEQASGFYAQTMAERGFVTLAFDPSYTGESGGKPRNVASPDINTEDFSAAVDCLGIQPFVDREKIGIIGICGWGGFALNATAIDTRIKAVATMVMYDMSRVFSKGYFDANTPEMRLEMKRSLNAIRWKDAETGTPSPGYPMPHAPSDKVPQFLNDYIEFYKTPRGFHERSVSNHVWTATTLLSFMNFPLLAYANEIEVPTLMIAGENAHSRYMSEDAYKLIGSEKKELLIVPNARHTDFYDNQAGVIPFDKLEAFFSEHLQ
- a CDS encoding ABC transporter permease; the protein is MNIQNLFKIAWRALLLNKTRAMLTMLGIIIGVGSVITMLAIGEGSKKSIKENISKMGTNMLNIRPGAGMMGGVRMSMSDMQSLKMTDYEALKKEGTLLKYVSPVVSGNGQSIAGGNNWPTSIYGVNTEYLPIREWSVAEGSMFGEDEITNFSKVAVIGQTVAKNLFTNGENPIGQTIRFKNIPFKVIGILTKKGESNFGQDQDDVIIAPYTTVQKRILAQTFLQSIVASVLNESQSENAVNQVKKILERTHNLSATQENDFNVFSQQELISTFSSTSEMLTVLLVAIASISLIVGGIGIMNIMYVSVKERTKEIGLRMAIGAKGKDILAQFLIESVLISITGGVLGVIIGLLATVGVSLFIGWPVSITLYSIVISFLVCTITGVFFGWYPARKAAELEPISALRYE